The Theileria annulata chromosome 3, complete sequence, *** SEQUENCING IN PROGRESS *** genome has a segment encoding these proteins:
- a CDS encoding uncharacterized protein (note;~Tap-24g11.q1c.cand.206 - score = 15.20), producing the protein MCKMNLPFIYSFITTSTFFHNQSQMGLFSKKSSKNDILDNIDVKGLPHFSINHKTTIKIEIAKDKNIRNEYDVLKKLNKVMKLHNADKILNERQTRRYPRHHFKRMIKQSKGFQMSDARREAYYSKHTDIPIGDDIALLRNKHMKNIMESIKYYDSWLNASEERKNMLQSYCEID; encoded by the exons ATGTGTAAGATGAATCTTCCTTTTATCTACTCTTTCATCACAACATCAACATTCTTCCATAACCAATCACAAATGGGattattttccaaaaaatctagtaaaaatgatattttagATAATATCGATGTTAAAg GACTTCCACATTTTAGTATTAACCATAAAACTACTATTAAAATCGAAATCGCaaaagataaaaatattag AAATGAGTATGATGTATTGAAGAAATTGAATAAAGTGATGAAATTACATAATGCTGATAAGATATTGAATGAGAGACAAACTAGACGTTACCCAAGGCATCATTTTAAGAGAATGATAAAACAGAGTAAAGGATTCCAGATGAGTGATGCTAGAAGAGAAGCATATTATTCCAAACATACAGATATTCCAATTGGAGATGATATAGCACTTCTGAGAAATAAAcatatgaaaaatattatggaatcaattaaatattatgatTCTTGGCTAAACGCATCAGAAGAAAGGAAAAATATGTTACAAAGTTATTGTgaaattgattaa
- a CDS encoding nucleolar protein, putative (note;~Tap-24g11.q1c.C.cand.34 - score = 23.03), which translates to MDSLIDIQNHYENKVLPYNPDLLSHKLDSWLEDLGVDVEKYKNEITDILSSRKYRYYRKVGDCNFPDDRVVLWLRDVEVYNTTGNIPPSCYGLDASSAAVVDSLRLKRLSSAKEAWVLDMCCAPGGKLFATIDAADKIRSDTKWNIIGLDSSIRRIELCKSMLKKELFDRDRIDVNFKFINSQEFSEFNGESMFEKFDRIILDVECTLEGSLRSVIRTLRFWGIKWLENNWNREYASKIIANQRELLTQAIKLVKPGGFIVYSTCSLDKEQNEHLLCDVIKQFQNIKFHPLPIHSCSCCSYNSEERQETWPAESCEHILKLKCSDEYFYSVNMNHCNNKNSPSAVRFVPLNGKTDGLFIALLFKTI; encoded by the coding sequence atGGATTCCTTAATTGATATCCAAAACCACTATGAGAACAAGGTTTTACCATATAATCCAGATTTGCTCTCTCATAAACTGGATTCTTGGCTAGAGGACTTGGGAGTTGACGTAgaaaagtataaaaatgaGATTACTGATATTTTATCTAGCAGGAAATATCGATACTATCGAAAAGTTGGTGACTGTAACTTCCCCGACGACAGGGTGGTCCTCTGGTTGAGGGACGTCGAGGTTTACAACACAACTGGTAATATTCCTCCCAGTTGTTATGGTTTAGATGCCTCTAGTGCTGCGGTGGTAGATTCCCTGAGACTCAAGAGGCTCAGCAGTGCCAAAGAGGCCTGGGTTCTGGACATGTGTTGTGCTCCTGGAGGAAAGCTCTTTGCCACAATCGACGCCGCAGATAAGATTAGAAGTGACACCAAGTGGAATATTATCGGACTAGACTCTTCAATTCGTAGGATTGAGCTTTGTAAATCAATGCTCAAGAAGGAGTTATTTGACAGGGACAGAATCGACGTCAACTTCAAGTTTATCAATTCTCAGGAGTTTTCAGAGTTCAACGGCGAGTCGATGTTTGAGAAGTTTGATCGAATAATTCTGGACGTCGAATGTACTCTCGAGGGTTCTTTGAGGTCAGTTATAAGGACTCTGAGGTTTTGGGGCATTAAGTGGCTTGAGAATAACTGGAACCGCGAGTACGCTTCAAAGATAATAGCTAACCAGAGAGAATTATTAACTCAGGctataaaattagttaagCCAGGTGGCTTCATAGTGTACAGTACATGTTCTCTTGACAAGGAGCAAAATGAACATCTCCTCTGCGACGTCATTAAACAATTTCAAAACATCAAGTTCCATCCACTTCCTATCCACAGCTGTTCCTGCTGTTCTTACAACTCTGAAGAACGGCAGGAAACTTGGCCTGCTGAATCCTGTGAACATATCCTCAAACTCAAATGCTCAGATGAATACTTTTACTCTGTTAATATGAATcattgtaataataaaaactCACCTTCTGCTGTTAGATTCGTTCCTCTAAATGGGAAAACTGATGGACTTTTCATCGCATTATTGtttaaaactatttaa
- a CDS encoding uncharacterized protein (note;~Tap-24g11.q1c.cand.207 - score = 54.05), protein MDSATSCSHNNSSLSLENSDKSVSELLSSYYDILEDLPESSPLEGTKSVHKLKRSVSILNKEFLSHSFDVDYHLDQILRNNSISDTIGLLRKLEREIRQLTAGKQLLIYDNYECLFSALDTVHDINNELDQVENNLKILNTSQVKAASKDITSRYGIRDSFLNISQLSKAGNVFMFLSNLCNTLVSFNTSKGLFYSSSEETSNFVKYSTKDVLYFCSTVYQVFKQFDQNYNFLFSSYYPILTNLISRNVSLLLGNQEPLYSDALVDTCKFLQKLSFNPIQLSEFYFLKMSSYLESKIRNLFINYGNSDLSYSSLCKEVYDSLFLVYDSVSNENFKALFNSLDLTGERENMCFYCFDNFEVKYEYDSQSKLFSSFILSSNSCSCCSDDLLVQFLMHYTHSSFFPLTYSITSYKFNLKTRDVVSGLTVLFERLTQLKIEDKYQVLFLEQCTTWLMVVTVLYVQYLFFKLYESVISKLVSFLNGSYNSDFNYVVSTFEKLVEELRELAHFVKDLGIFLRNKFEQVFNSLIVVYHCGIKYICELVFDNLVNLKFKPEEDNLYSTSNLIIRSSDKTNLTRDYLNESGQNLDLNLENNYQFSVIEFMDRNIKLHFKNFKFDPKNKLYMKNLLLFLLKFEELFQSLLTVLERNFNESYRMYTTESLVLSINPNSEFNHFKCKFREHFIKNSNNIFFNTIFDDLFIDEHLPILNVLLLSHKYANENKVFFPLKNYTNESSDEQESKSNTSNPKLDDFSKSHFERFNISITEMTNNVISHIMFDYIYQALKILRFVLDNLLLGNDVIDESIKDFTILLSEVLQDVNLLTISRTPETANLNKDLDKVINTFLNNSDFSILSSVYKFKFNASRDMCLKLFTLHIVQALFEYKSEYLIDKEILTKFYEDLKRQILIIFKKNLDLFIMQSVWEKVLNVT, encoded by the coding sequence ATGGATTCAGCAACCTCATGTTCACATAATAATTCTTCCCTATCCTTGGAAAACTCAGATAAGTCAGTTTCCGAGCTTTTGTCGTCATATTATGACATTTTGGAGGATTTGCCCGAGTCCTCTCCATTGGAAGGTACCAAAAGTGTACATAAACTTAAAAGATCAGTTTCCATTCTAAATAAAGAGTTTTTATCGCATTCATTTGATGTTGATTATCACCTGGACCAAATCCTGAGGAACAATTCCATCTCTGATACTATAGGCCTGCTCAGAAAATTGGAGAGGGAGATTAGACAGCTAACAGCAGGTAAACAGCTCCTAATTTACGACAACTATGAGTGCCTTTTCTCAGCGCTTGATACTGTCCATGACATAAATAACGAGCTGGACCAAGTGGAAAATAACCTTAAAATACTAAATACCTCCCAAGTTAAAGCAGCCTCAAAGGATATTACTTCTAGATATGGTATAAGGGATAGTTTCTTGAACATTTCTCAGTTATCGAAGGCTGGAAACGTGTTCATGTTCCTTTCGAATCTGTGTAACACACTAGTGTCGTTCAACACCTCGAAAGGACTATTCTACTCATCCTCAGAAGAAACCTCAAactttgtaaaatattcaacCAAAGATGTACTATACTTTTGCTCAACAGTGTATCAAgtttttaaacaatttgaCCAGAACTATAACTTTCTGTTTTCAAGTTATTACCCAATTCTCACAAACTTAATCTCCAGGAATGTAAGTTTGCTGTTAGGCAATCAGGAACCTTTGTATTCAGACGCACTGGTTGATACGTGTAAATTTCTCCAAAAACTCTCATTTAACCCTATCCAGTTATCGGAATTTTACTTTTTGAAAATGTCCTCGTATCTGGAAAGTAAAATAAGAAATCTCTTCATAAACTACGGAAATAGTGATCTGTCATACAGTTCATTGTGTAAAGAAGTATATGACTCCCTTTTCCTAGTCTATGACTCAGTTTCAAATGAGAATTTCAAGGCTCTTTTCAACTCGCTAGATTTGACAGGTGAAAGAGAAAACATGTGTTTTTACTGTTTTGACAATTTTGAAGTTAAATACGAATACGATTCTCAAAGTAAACTATTTTCATCATTCATATTAAGTTCAAATAGTTGTTCGTGTTGTTCAGATGATCTGTTGGTTCAGTTTCTTATGCACTATACACACAGCTCGTTCTTCCCACTGACATATTCTATCACAAGCTATAAGTTCAACCTTAAAACTAGAGACGTTGTTTCAGGATTAACTGTACTTTTTGAAAGACTGACACAGCTTAAAATTGAGGATAAATACCAAGTTCTGTTCCTGGAACAATGTACTACCTGGCTGATGGTAGTCACTGTGTTGTACGTCCAGTACTTATTTTTTAAGCTGTACGAGTCTGTCATTTCAAAGCTGGTTTCGTTCCTAAACGGATCATACAATTCAGATTTTAACTATGTCGTATCAACTTTTGAGAAGTTGGTGGAAGAGCTCAGAGAACTCGCGCACTTTGTAAAGGACTTGGGCATATTTTtgagaaataaatttgaacaAGTTTTCAACTCACTCATCGTAGTGTACCATTGCGgaatcaaatatatttgtGAGTTAGTGTTTGATAACTTGGTtaacttaaaatttaagCCTGAGgaagataatttatactCCACATCGAACCTGATTATTAGGTCATCCGATAAGACAAATTTGACTCgagattatttaaatgaatcCGGACAaaatttagatttaaatttggagaacaattatcaattttcaGTAATTGAATTCATGGACAGGaacataaaattacattttaagAATTTCAAATTCGATCCCAAGAATAAACTTTACATGAAAAATTTACTCTTATTCCTACTCAAGTTTGAGGAACTGTTCCAAAGTTTACTAACAGTATTGGAAAGGAACTTTAACGAGTCATATAGGATGTACACAACCGAAAGTTTAGTCCTGAGCATAAATCCAAATAGTGAGTTTAACCATTTCAAGTGCAAGTTTCGtgaacattttataaaaaacagcaataatatattttttaatacaatttttgATGATTTGTTCATTGATGAACATTTACCGATTTTGAATGTTTTATTACTTTCACATAAATATGCCAATGAGAATAAAGTGTTCTTCCCACTTAAAAATTACACAAATGAATCCTCAGATGAACAAGAAAGTAAATCTAACACCTCTAACCCTAAGCTTGATGATTTTAGTAAAAGCCACTTTGAAAGGtttaatatatcaataaCTGAGATGACTAATAATGTAATTTCTCATATTATGTTCGATTACATATATCAGGCGCTAAAGATTTTGAGATTTGTTCTGGATAATTTGTTGCTTGGAAATGATGTGATTGATGAGTCAATTAAGGATTTCACAATACTACTTTCGGAAGTATTGCAGGATGTCAACCTTTTGACAATTTCCCGTACTCCAGAAACAGCTAACCTGAATAAAGATTTGGATAAGGTAATTAATACGTTCCTTAATAATTCAGATTTCTCAATTCTATCAAGTGTATACAAATTCAAGTTTAATGCCTCAAGAGATATGTGTCTGAAGCTGTTTACACTCCATATAGTTCAAGCGTTGTTTGAGTACAAATCCGAGTACTTGATTGATAAGGAAATCTTGACGAAGTTCTATGAGGACCTGAAGCGCCAAATTCTCATCATTTTCAAGAAGAATTTGGACCTGTTTATAATGCAGTCGGTGTGGGAAAAGGTCTTAAATGTAACATAA
- a CDS encoding uncharacterized protein (note;~Tap-24g11.q1c.cand.208 - score = 21.89) → MNGCVIYKCILIFIIQCVYCSDRPSNTHGTEEDDTEDNFDVVDVTSQPGFIPGVPVYPPGYEPNQPIQPTGYPPNYPPNYPPGYPTGYQPRYPQIRPIRPIRPIRPIRPIPPIRPVHQIPYPQVVVQGIPPQQVYPGPPQQIPIVPPPQRLPPPGYGVVPVPRPRFGIGYPPRVPIPTIPGTLPWEYQPISGYFLVGGPVPSTQPTVPIQHYQPIQSQAEGGGQEGDTEGAEGGEIDEDNFDMVVRDLETLDIERETQPDKEVVEYETKIPSHDSFRDRGLCGIYLSIILYGRNQRNEYIELNTHQYEVLTDNEYCYRFVAKTPLCKVVCDGRNVWEHKPGSAHPNYFCFYKKEYRFAFYSEKLVDSCMISKKVWICKSKEIPQIKFYKLNPQNELVELNSKELIVDYNLIMTIRFKIVGNTDCVLIRYNDETLWEKLDNMYLKGLTYIDDKSMRLYICHRRFLLRRINNEWVMKILPKRIGKPWNKDKSKRR, encoded by the coding sequence ATGAATGGATGTGTAATATacaaatgtatattaatattcataaTCCAATGTGTATACTGCTCTGATAGACCAAGTAATACACATGGTACCGAAGAAGATGATACTGAAGATAACTTTGATGTCGTAGATGTAACAAGTCAACCAGGATTCATACCAGGTGTTCCTGTTTATCCACCTGGTTATGAACCAAATCAACCCATTCAACCAACAGGTTATCCACCTAATTATCCACCTAATTATCCACCCGGTTATCCAACTGGTTATCAACCTAGGTATCCACAAATTCGTCCAATTCGACCAATTCGACCAATTCGACCAATTCGTCCAATTCCACCGATTCGTCCAGTTCATCAAATTCCTTATCCTCAAGTTGTAGTTCAAGGAATTCCACCACAACAGGTTTATCCTGGACCTCCTCAACAAATCCCTATAGTGCCTCCACCTCAACGATTACCTCCTCCTGGTTATGGAGTAGTTCCAGTTCCTCGACCAAGATTTGGAATTGGTTATCCTCCTCGGGTTCCAATTCCGACTATTCCCGGCACTTTGCCTTGGGAATACCAACCAATTTCTggttattttttagttgGTGGACCAGTTCCTAGTACTCAACCAACAGTCCCAATTCAACATTATCAACCTATACAATCACAAGCTGAAGGAGGAGGTCAAGAAGGAGATACTGAAGGAGCCGAAGGAGGTGAAATtgatgaagataattttgatatgGTAGTAAGAGATTTGGAAACATTAGATATTGAACGTGAGACTCAACCGGATAAAGAAGTAGTTGAATATGAAACTAAAATACCATCTCATGACTCATTTAGAGATAGAGGTTTGTGTGGAATATACTTGTCAATTATTCTATATGGACGGAATCAAAGAAATGAATACATTGAACTGAATACACACCAATACGAAGTGTTAACAGACAATGAATATTGTTACAGATTTGTTGCAAAAACTCCTCTTTGTAAGGTCGTTTGCGATGGAAGGAATGTATGGGAACATAAACCAGGTTCAGCACATCCCAACTACTTCTGTTTTTACAAAAAGGAATATAGATTTGCTTTTTACTCTGAAAAATTAGTAGATTCATGCATGATTTCTAAAAAGGTGTGGATTTGTAAAAGCAAGGAGATCCCacaaataaaattctaCAAACTAAATCCACAAAATGAATTAGTTGAACTTAATAGTAAAGAGTTGATTGTAGATTACAACTTAATTATGACaattagatttaaaattgttgGAAACACAGACTGCGTGTTGATTAGATATAATGACGAGACGCTTTGGGAAAAGTTGGATAATATGTATTTAAAAGGACTAACTTATATAGACGATAAGTCGATGAGGCTTTATATTTGTCACAGGAGGTTTCTATTGAGAAGAATTAATAACGAATGGGTTATGAAAATTCTGCCCAAAAGAATCGGAAAACCATGGAATAAAGATAAGTCAAAGAGAAGGTAA
- a CDS encoding geranylgeranyltransferase beta subunit, putative, with protein MGEKGELHLEKIYDFLLNSLDDRVSIEGFAFEPIKLGGLYWSLTAISLLKGPPNSIIHPRTSETLESMSIHFLSQSKNEDGAFGFGPKHPSNLIATHYAILVLALINRLDFINVNDVVKFISSLQVRSLGVIFIKNRDGSFSSDKYGESDCRNSYSALVCLSILGGLNNIDLKRAVDFILSCKNFDGGFGWQPLNESHAAACFCCVGALAELDLLSLIDSDKLGFWLSERQNKDGGLNGRPEKDSDICYSWWILSVLCNIGIFTSFILDLVKFIIDSQNQVDGGIAYFPGYMGDVCHTFFALCGISLIDSKGHNLTQIHPIYATTLETAERLKRFKSEQTQHNRV; from the exons atgggAGAAAAAGGAGAACTTCATCTAGAAAAGATTTATGATTTCCTTTTAAACAGTCTGGATGACAGAGTTTCAATAGAAGGATTCGCCTTTGAGCCAATTAAACTAGGCGGGTTATATTGGAGCCTTACAGCCATTTCGTTATTAAAAGGGCCTCCAAATTCTATAATTCATCCTAGAACCAGCGAAACTTTGGAATCCATGTCCATCCACTTTCTATCGCAGTCAAAAAATGAAGACGGAGCTTTTGGATTCGGACCTAAACATCCTTCTAACCTTATCGCAACACAT TACGCTATTTTGGTATTGGCTCTAATTAACAGACTAGATTTTATAAACGTGAACGATGtagtaaaatttatttcaagTCTTCAGGTAAGATCTCTTGGTGTGATATTTATTAAGAATAGGGATGGGAGTTTTTCCTCTGACAAATACGGAGAATCTGACTGTAG AAATTCATACAGCGCCTTAGTATGTCTTTCTATACTGGGAGGTCTTAATAATATCGATTTAAAGAGAGCAGTTGACTTTATTTTATCCTGTAAAAACTTCGATGGAGGGTTTGGATGGCAACCATTGAACGAATCACACGCAGCAGCGTGCTTCTGCTGTGTCGGAGCTCTAGCAGAACTTGATTTACTTTCCCTTATTGACTCCGACAAACTTGGGTTCTGGCTCTCCGAAAGACAAAACAAAG ATGGTGGGTTAAATGGAAGACCTGAGAAGGATTCAGATATATGTTATTCCTGGTGGATTTTATCAGTTTTATGTAACATAGGTATTTTCACAAGTTTTATCCTTGA TTTGGTGAAATTCATAATAGATTCACAAAATCAAGTTGATGGCGGAATAGCCTATTTTCCCGGTTATATGGGTGACGTTTGTCACACCTTTTTTGCTCTTTGCGGTATTTCTCTAATTGATTCCAAAGGGCACAACTTGACACAAATTCATCCAATTTATGCCACAACATTGGAAACAGCGGAAAGATTAAAAAGATTTAAATCTGAACAAACACAACATAATCGAGTGTAA
- a CDS encoding uncharacterized protein (note;~Tap-24g11.q1c.cand.209 - score = 83.58), with protein sequence MRMFYIHISTSFQANVLFVSSKLNLSLEESRELLKQYVSKNKDYSILYSVQYNIDESNVNLSILPQEDLQELSSKYPDLQSSVYAILSSKQNLEDVYRTMFLSCFKLSKEEMLKCKETNDLYIPGFVNLRISNIKVRNFETRFGLNFNITISVPSKSNVKVQEKKEPVKLQEKKEPVKLQEKKEPVEIIKTKYIKSELEEYKMGVESEEHNEVNEEPMEQPSLFKADSFDEPIEVEVSSSPDTSEKKRKETETNKKDKTQFGHKRHKLNKKKNETDVKIEEKITIYEPKPDLVKKTKSPQTKVHKKNSYMENGYFVVEESDDYVEVIKDTKQDAENQLSSDHNSRSNALEDGVKSDLNGKFNDTNKSLDPKKLNQVSIMLV encoded by the exons ATGCGTATGttttatatacacatttcaACTTCTTTTCAGGCTAACGTTTTATTTGTTTCTTCTAAGCTTAATTTATCACTTGAAGAATCTAGAGA GCTACTTAAACAATATGTCTCAAAGAATAAAGATTATTCTATCTTATATAGTGTACAATATAATATCGATGAAAGTAATGTTAATTTGTCTATTTTGCCTCAGGAAGATTTACAAG AGCTCTCTTCTAAGTACCCAGACCTCCAATCTTCAGTATATGCCATCCTGAGTTCTAAACAAAACTTAGAAGATGTGTACCGGACCATGTTTTTAAGTTGTTTTAAACTATCTAAGGAGGAAATGTTAAAGTGTAAAGAGACTAATGATTTGTATATTCCAGG GtttgtaaatttaagaataaGTAACATTAAGGTGAGGAATTTCGAGACCAGGTTtggtttaaattttaatatcacAATTAGTGTTCCCTCTAAATCAAATGTCAAAGTCCAAGAAAAGAAAGAACCTGTTAAATTACAAGAAAAGAAAGAACCTGTTAAATTACAAGAAAAGAAAGAACCtgttgaaataattaaaactaaatatataaagtcTGAGTTGGAGGAATATAAGATGGGCGTGGAATCTGAAGAACACAATGAAGTAAATGAAGAACCAATGGAACAGccatcattatttaaagcTGACTCCTTTGATGAACCTATTGAAGTGGAAGTCTCTTCTAGTCCAGACACTAGTGAAAAGAAAAGAAAAGAAACtgaaactaataaaaaGGATAAGACTCAATTTGGACATAAAAGACATAAACTGAACAAGAAAAAGAATGAAACTGATGTAaaaattgaagaaaaaataactatttaTG aaCCGAAACCTGATCTGGTAAAGAAAACTAAATCACCCCAAACCAAG gtCCACAAGAAGAACAGTTATATGGAAAATGGGTACTTTGTGGTGGAAGAATCGGATGATTATGTTGAAGTTATCAAGGATACTAAGCAAGATGCTGAGAATCAATTATCGTCTGACCATAATTCAAGGTCAAATGCATTGGAAGATGGGGTAAAAAGTGACTTAAATGGGAAATTTAATGATACAAACAAAAGTTTAGACCccaaaaaattaaaccaAGTTTCAATCATGTTAGTTTAA
- a CDS encoding GTP-binding protein, putative — protein sequence MNLFLILINFVISNFSEEFRLISPKYGDKHYRKQLIWLEKENEFSSDIKTAQLEHETPRIKNRIVSIVGRPNVGKSSIFNRITKLVIYLNKQKFHYGSVVNDAPGTTRDRQYSIADWNGKYFRIIDTGGYDDDQLYSDEEGLTSMDYEIRDYLFKHNKKKRDLEILLCVNKAESYRRGDILAQEFWKLGLGQPYPVSALHGTGLAELLDKYCCFCWNFLGALRTLKRERSSMTHKLLFPLSEGTNQLNLRYYKLCRPNSGKSSMINKLIGENRCIVSPEEGTTQDSTKVFVTHGKLKALGGEKMTFIDTAGMKLLTKDRRSYLSQKSSLKSIRASDVCILVIDSSWGISKNDIRMAEEIKEENKAAIIVCNKWDLVDKTPTIFDNVIGYVREKLYWLDYADVLITSAKSGQKVQNIFEAIQRTYKQYCSNLPTNLVNNVLKDAMFNRKLPVTHGRRLNIYYATQVLFITQKLSNNSQFITIINLGPYQTARIYTFL from the exons atgaaCCTTTTccttattttaattaattttgtgATTTCAAACTTTTCAGAAGAATTCAGACTAATTTCCCCAAAATATGGAGATAAACATTATAGAAAACAGCTAATTTGGTTAGAAAAGGAGAATGAATTTAGTAGTGATATAAAAACAGCTCAATTAGAGCATGAAACCCCAAGGATTAAAAACAGAATTGTGTCAATTGTTGGAAGACCTAACGTAGGGAAATCTTCCATATTCAATCGCATTACGAAACTTGTAATTTACCTAAATAAACAAAA GTTTCATTATGGAAGTGTAGTAAATGACGCGCCCGGAACCACAAG GGATCGACAGTACTCAATTGCAGACTGGAACGGAAAATACTTTCGAATAATAGATACAGGAGGATATGATGATGACCAGCTTTATTCTGACGAG GAAGGCCTTACATCAATGGATTATGAGATTAGAGACTATCTCTTTAAGCATAACAAGAAAAAAAGAGATTTGGAAATATTACTTTGCGTAAACAAAGCCGAATCTTATAGAAGAGGTGATATACTAGCACAG GAATTTTGGAAATTAGGACTTGGGCAGCCTTACCCAGTGAGTGCCTTACACGGAACAGGATTAGCAGAATTGCTAGACAAGTACTGTTGTTTTTGTTGGAATTTTTTAGGTGCGTTGAGGACTTTGAAACGGGAGAGATCGTCGATGACTCACAAATTGTTGTTTCCTTTATCGGAAGGTACAAATCAACTTAATTTGAGATACTATAAACTTTGTAGACCAAACAGTGGTAAATCATCAATGATCAATAAGCTGATTGGGGAGAATAGGTGTATAGTTTCACCTGAGGAAGGAACTACCCAGGACTCCACAAAAGTGTTTGTCACTCATGGTAAG CTTAAAGCGTTAGGTGGTGAAAAAATGACCTTTATCGATACCGCCGGTATGAAATTATTGACCAAGGACCGGAGGAGTTACCTGTCTCAAAAAAGTTCCCTGAAG tcGATAAGAGCAAGTGATGTTTGCATTTTGGTGATAGACTCGTCTTGGGGAATTTCAAAAAATGACATAAGGATGGCTGAAGAGataaaagaagaaaataagGCCGCGATAATTGTGTGCAACAAGTGGGACTTGGTAGACAAAACTCCAACAATTTTTGACAAT GTTATTGGTTATGTTCGAGAGAAGCTGTATTGGTTGGACTATGCAGATGTTTTAATTACCTCGGCGAAATCAGGCCAAAAGGTCCAGAATATTTTCGAAGCCATTCAAAGAACATATAAACAG TACTGTTCAAATCTGCCTACAAATCTAGTCAACAACGTTTTGAAAGACGCCATGTTTAACAGGAAACTGCCTGTTACTCATGGAAGAAGACTAAACATCTATTATGCCACTCAGGTACTTTTTATAACACAAAAACTCAGTAACAATAGTCAATTTATAactataataaatttaggtCCATACCAAACCGCCCGGATTTACACTTTTCTGTAA
- a CDS encoding uncharacterized protein (note;~Tap-24g11.q1c.C.cand.32 - score = 11.41), translated as MSSTILNSVNSLDYSLEVESDENFGKFTDQLVYEVVKLSECDYDPETETFYYLCPCGDIFEITVEDLLKGNLISECPSCSLRIRIDLKPGDLDQYVNVKTP; from the exons ATGAGTTCCACTATTTTAAACTCAGTTAATTCCCTTGATTACTCATTGGAAGTTGAAAGTGACGAGAATTTCGGGAAATTTACTGACCAGCTAGTTTATGAAGTTGTGAAACTCAGCGAATGCGACTACGACCCGGAAACTGAaactttttattatctttgTCCCTGTGGTGATATTTTTGAAATAACTGTGGAAGACCTTTTGAAGG GCAATCTCATTTCAGAATGTCCAAGCTGTTCTCTTAGGATAAGAATTGATTTGAAACCTGGTGATTTAGACCAGTATGTAAACGTAAAGACCCCTTAA